From a single Apium graveolens cultivar Ventura chromosome 2, ASM990537v1, whole genome shotgun sequence genomic region:
- the LOC141705224 gene encoding uncharacterized protein LOC141705224, producing MLSENSDIPKDTTVFLSPHFLRKHVKCIKRQSRVVLKENVPAQSKQSAQPVLPTSTLTPLSPLSSLGARKSEKSDFVKDTVVLGKSHFVRKHAECIERKSHMVGKENVPPRKTHIAEPFVPTSTFSGKNCDMSNEKRMDGGYTKPNVTYRNMKISKPLPTITKGNHGVKNVPMHPRTIPSFSTSKGLPFAYTTGTQRIKISLSTDDKRTTEERSVHPQSSQLTFVDKGKRPIQLQSNGIGKINLIIAC from the exons ATGTTATCTGAAAATTCTGATATTCCGAAGGACACGACTGTCTTCTTATCACCACACTTTTTACGCAAGCATGTTAAATGTATTAAGC GTCAATCTCGGGTTGTTTTAAAGGAGAATGTGCCTGCACAGAGTAAACAGAGTGCCCAACCTGTTTTACCAACTTCCACACTTACTCCATTGTCGCCTTTATCATCATTAGGTGCAAGAAAGTCCGAGAAGTCTGATTTTGTGAAGGACACAGTTGTTCTCGGGAAATCACACTTTGTACGGAAGCATGCTGAATGTATTGAAC GTAAATCACATATGGTAGGCAAGGAGAATGTTCCTCCACGGAAGACACATATTGCGGAACCTTTTGTACCAACTTCCACATTTA GTGGAAAAAATTGTGATATGAGTAATGAAAAGAGGATGGATGGCGGTTATACAAAACCGAATGTGACCTACAGAAATATGAAAATATCCAAACCTCTGCCTACAATTACTAAAGGAAATCATG GCGTGAAGAACGTACCAATGCACCCAAGAACCATACCCAGTTTTAGCACGAGTAAAGGGCTGCCTTTTGCATACACAACAGGTACACAGAGAATTAAAATATCCCTTAGTACAGATGATAAACGTACCACCGAAGAACGGAGTGTTCATCCTCAAAGTAGTCAGTTAACATTTGTTGACAAAGGGAAGAGGCCTATTCAGTTACAATCAAATGGGATAggtaaaataaatttaataattgcATGTTAA